Genomic DNA from Gimesia aquarii:
GCTTCAGCAACGGCAATGGTCCTGGTTTCCCTGGTGACAAAGCCGCCCAGTAAAGAAACGCTGGTCCGTTTCTTCCCTGAAGACTAAAACCGTTGAGCTTTACATGTCCTGTACCTTTAAAACAACTCGTCGTGTTGAATTTCACGAAACGGACATGGCGGGGATTGTCCATTTTTCCAACTTCTATAAGTATATGGAACAGGCCGAGCACGAATATTTTCGCTCTCTGGGCTTGACGATTGTCGATACTCAGCAGGATGGCTCTGTCATGGGCTGGCCTCGTGTCTCAGCAAAATGTTCGTTTGAGTCACCCGTTTATTATGGCGATCAACTTGAAATTCGTTTGTTTGTGGAACGTCTCGGTGTAAAATCACTGACGATCGGATACGAATTCTGGCGAGATCAAACCAAGGTTGCCAAAGGGCGAATGAAAACGGTCTGTTGTCATTTCACGCGTGGTAACCCCATGCAGTCGATTGAAATTCCGGAGTGGATTCAAAAGAAAATTGAAGAATCCCAGGATCACTCTGAATAGTTTGTTTGACAAGAACCAAAATGAATGACTCCCACGCGCCATTAATTGTTCGCGAGTTAACTAAGGCATTTTCAATCGCCACGGAATCATTACCGATTCTCGCTGGAGTGAACTTTGCTCTCAAGGAAGGCGAAGCGTTGGCGATCACTGGGCCATCCGGTTCAGGGAAAAGCACATTGCTCTATATTCTGGGAGTTCTCGATACACCCACTTCAGGAGAAGTCATTCAATTCGATCAAAACCCATTTGAACTTAATGCCAGTCAGCAGGCTGAATTTCGTAATCTGAATATCGGATTCATCTTTCAGGATCATCACTTGATGCCTCAGTTTTCGGTTCTGGAAAATGTTTTGATCCCGACGATGGTTCACCAGGGAACGACCAATGAAGCAGAAGATCGTGCCAAACATCTGCTGGAACGAGTGGGCCTGCACGATCGCATGCATCATCGACCCGCACAAATCTCAGGAGGCGAACGACAACGTGTTGCCGTCTGCAGGGCACTGATTAACAATCCACGCTTGTTATTAGCAGATGAACCAACGGGAAATCTCGACCGCAAAAATGCAGAGTCCATTGGCAATTTACTGCTCGAAATTAATCAGGAGCAAAGTACGATCTTAATTTGCGTGACTCATAGTCGCGAACTGGCAACATTGTTTCCCAAACATCTGGAATTACGTGACGGTTTGCTGGTTTCGAAAACCATCTGAACGTTCCATTAGAAATCATCGATAAGAGTTTGTTCCCATGAATCAAGCCCGATTTGTCATCAAAAGCCTGTTGTATTACTGGCGTACAAATTTGGCCGTCTTGTTGGGAGTCATCGCTGCTACTGCTGTCATTGGAGGGGCTTTAATCGTTGGTGATTCGGTTCGAGGTAGCTTAAGGCAGATGACACTCGATCGATTGGGTGAAATCGATTATGTCATCTCCGGCCATCGTTTCTTCTGCGAGCAACTGGCTACGGATCTCAAAAACTCAGCAAAATTACCAGCTGGCATCAAAACGATTGCTCCCGCGCTCGTACTTAGAGGCAGTCTTGAGAAAAACAACAAAGAGCAGCATCTGCGTGTGGGGCAAGTGAATATCTTTGGCACGGACGAACGTCTCTGGTCTCTGCTGGATCATGAAACGGAGATGCCGCATCCTACGGGAGACGAGGCGATTCTCAATGCACGAGTCGCTCAACAATTAGAGGCTTCAGTCGGTGATGAAATCACACTCTGGATTGAACTTCCCTCTGCCATCCCCCGTGATTCCCTGTTAGGCGAGCGAGAAGAACAGTCAGTCGAAATCACCCTCACCGTCAAAGAAATTCTTACAGAAACATCCAAAGCAGGACGTCTGGCACTGCTGCCTAACCAGCAGCTACCGCTGGACC
This window encodes:
- a CDS encoding ABC transporter ATP-binding protein — translated: MNDSHAPLIVRELTKAFSIATESLPILAGVNFALKEGEALAITGPSGSGKSTLLYILGVLDTPTSGEVIQFDQNPFELNASQQAEFRNLNIGFIFQDHHLMPQFSVLENVLIPTMVHQGTTNEAEDRAKHLLERVGLHDRMHHRPAQISGGERQRVAVCRALINNPRLLLADEPTGNLDRKNAESIGNLLLEINQEQSTILICVTHSRELATLFPKHLELRDGLLVSKTI
- a CDS encoding acyl-CoA thioesterase, translating into MSCTFKTTRRVEFHETDMAGIVHFSNFYKYMEQAEHEYFRSLGLTIVDTQQDGSVMGWPRVSAKCSFESPVYYGDQLEIRLFVERLGVKSLTIGYEFWRDQTKVAKGRMKTVCCHFTRGNPMQSIEIPEWIQKKIEESQDHSE